GACGGAGCAGCTGGAAAGCTATCCCATACTGGTGTTTCGTCCTGGCGAAACGGATGTGGTGTTCGACTTCAAGGCTCAATTGCCGCAATTTGTATGCATTGCTGTGGAGTGCTGATTCAGTTGCTGCACGGAACGCAGCCAGGATCGGTTGATCACCTCGCAGGCCTCGTTCCACAGCTCGTAGCGCTGCAGCTGATCGACATAGGTGTGAAACCAATGCTCCTAGTGGATGAGAAAGCCATGCAAATAAAaaatttgttgctgttgttatGGGGGCGGGCTACGTACAACCAATGTATCTTCAAGGGGAAGCAGCTTGCGGGCCTCCCCAAAAGCTATTATCACAGTCAAAGCAGTTTGCACATCGCCCACGTCATTTAGCAGCATGAGAGCATTGGCCACAAACTTGTGCGGCTCCCACATCGGTATGCGGCGGCTGAAAGAAAGTCAGAAAACAATCATTTACAATTTGTATAAAACAAAGCAAAATGATTCCTCCTACTTACAGGAGACTTTTCATGGTCAGATGCCTTGATCTCCAGTTGTGGTCGCGCTGCCTGCACAtcgtgccagtgccagtgccttAGCCGCCTCCGTGGGTCCCACATAAATGAAGCCATTGCGCAGGAGCTCGAAGTTATCGAAGGTGATCTCGCTGATGATTTGGGTCACGGAGAGTATCACAGAACTGGTCGGCGGATGCTCCACTCCACTGCCACCCAGCGGATCGTCATCCTCGTTCGTAGCGGCAATCTCATGTGTCGCCTCTTAGGCATTGCCATTCAAATCCTGACTCAGGTCACTGCGTTGCTGGGGCCAATCGCTGGCCACTTGAGTGGCACGCCTCGAGTTGATGGGATTCTTTTGATTCGAGAAGGAAGATCGATGCTCGAAGGGTGGCTCAAAGCGATTGCTGTCGTAGAACAGTTTGAGAAAGTTCCATAAAGTAGTGGCCTAACAAAATTATAGTATTTTATAATAGTAATCCCTTAGACCCCCATCCAACTGCTTTACATACATTGTGTTTGCCGTATTTCTTGGACACCTCCGAATTGTGCTCGCATAGCTCGGCAATTTTTTTGCCGCTCATAATCAGCTCCCGGGCGCATCCAATAAAGCATTCATGCTCCTGGCGAGGCTTGGAATCGGTTTCGTTTAGGGGAAACCTCGTTTGAGGTTTAGCAAAGTATCTCTAGCTTACAGCATCCTTCAGCATGAATTTGTACATCCTGGAATGGTCCAAGTCCAAGCATCCAGCATTCAGTTATTAATTAGTAATTCCCTTCCATGTAGCCCATGTTTCCAGCAATGTATCTGGAGAAAACAGATACAGAGaaatgtctattacccaatgCTTCCCAAGGAAAATAATTTCCCATTCGtcagatatat
The sequence above is a segment of the Drosophila miranda strain MSH22 chromosome 4, D.miranda_PacBio2.1, whole genome shotgun sequence genome. Coding sequences within it:
- the LOC108163312 gene encoding GATOR complex protein WDR24-like, with amino-acid sequence MCRQRDHNWRSRHLTMKSLLRRIPMWEPHKFVANALMLLNDVGDVQTALTVIIAFGEARKLLPLEDTLVEHWFHTYVDQLQRYELWNEACEVINRSWLRSVQQLNQHSTAMHTNCGN